A window from Mauremys reevesii isolate NIE-2019 linkage group 9, ASM1616193v1, whole genome shotgun sequence encodes these proteins:
- the LOC120371245 gene encoding mucin-5AC-like isoform X1: MGWQGSWGLGLLLGFLLHSRWLLQANSAASPATEVIGNPATTTPPPTTAVGTRPSTAQSPAMPGTTSAAHSPAEPAGITGTATAAETAVFLTLLVTNSPAETQQTVVADSPTDVSSTATSESTAPAPRTTAAERGTSASTVAETLVTSTTANTTTAVSTAAATEVPRTVRATTVPAGNTTATFPAAPSTPATQNFSAAPTAVSGSMAAGTNTTAQDTPSAALTTPRVQSTPNATPALLDTSSAAETTRATPDITPPLGTTKTVTSTTASQDVPTPADTTPMATLTSAGETTAAAPTTTAHLETTAGRETLTTASVVAMPNTTTTQGDVPTATETIPSVLVTLTTPSVTTTAVQTTTPTSVTTSPTETASTVGSSTEATLASDSPADVSSTATSESTAPAPRTTAAERGTSASTVAETLVTSTTANTTTAVSTAAATEVPRTVRATTVPAGNTTATFPAAPSTPATQNFSAAPTAVSRSMAAGTNTTAQDTRSPALTTPIVQSIPNTTPALLDTSSAAETTRATPDITPPLGTTKTVTSTTASQDVPTPADTTPMATLTSAGETTAAAPTTTAHLETTAGRETFTTASVVAMPNTTTTQGDVPTATEPIPSVLVTLTTPSVTTTAVQTTAPTSVTTSPTETASTVGSSTEATLASDSPADVSSTATSESTAPAPRTTAAERGTSASTMAETLVTSTTANTTTAVSTTAATEVPRTVRATTLPAGNTTATFPAAASTPATQNFSAAPTAVSGSMAAGTNTTAPDTPSAALTTPIVQSTPNATSALLDTSSAAETTRATPDITPPLGTTKTVTSTTASQDVPTPADTTPMATLTSAGETTAAAPTTVAHLETTAGRETLTTASVVAMPNRTTTQGDVPTATEPSPSVLVTLTTPSVTTTAVQTTAPTSVTTSPTETASTVGSSTEATPASDSPADVSSTATSESTAPAPRSTAAERGTSASTVAETLVTSTTANTTTAFSTAAATEVPRTVRATTVPAGNTTATFPAAPSTPATQNFSAAPTTGSAANPNSTALPWVPDVPMEKQTTALPTCHPPAANPTDARLFLSLGLTTHLNLSEPQVRAMVLSKLEQELKMKFPCTGFTVLWKGEGGK, translated from the exons ATGGGCTGGCAAGGTTCATGGGGGCTGGGTTTGCTCCTGGGCTTTCTGCTGCACTCGAGGTGGCTCCTGCAAGCGAACTCTGCTG CTTCTCCAGCGACGGAGGTGATAGGAAaccctgccaccaccaccccacccccgacaACTGCTGTGGGTACCAGGCCCTCCACTGCCCAAAGTCCAGCGATGCCAGGCACCACCTCTGCAGCGCACTCCCCCGCCGAGCCAGCTGGAATCACAGGTACAGCCACTGCTGCAGAGACAGCCGTGTTTCTAACTCTGCTTGTGACCAACAGCCCAGCTGAGACACAGCAAACAGTGGTGGCCGACAGTCCCACTGATGTGTCGAGTACTGCAACAAGCGAGAGCACAGCCCCAGCTCCTCGCACCACGGCAGCAGAACGGGGAACTTCAGCGAGCACCGTGGCAGAGACACTCGTCACCAGCACAACAGCTAATACCACAACCGCCGTCAGCACCGCTGCAGCAACAGAGGTTCCGCGAACAGTCCGTGCTACCACCGTCCCAGCTGGAAACACGACGGCTACGTTCCCAGCTGCACCGAGCACTCCAGCAACTCAGAACTTCAGTGCAGCTCCAA CAGCTGTATCTGGGTCGATGGCAGCAGGGACAAACACAACCGCACAAGATACCCCCTCAGCGGCTCTAACTACACCTAGAGTACAATCCACACCAAATGCAACCCCAGCTTTACTGGACACCAGCTCGGCAGCAGAGACCACCAGAGCCACTCCTGACATCACCCCACCCCTAGGAACCACAAAGACAGTGACCTCGACCACAGCAAGCCAGGATGTCCCCACGCCAGCTGACACGACACCCATGGCAACTCTGACCAGCGCAGGAGAAACCACCGCAGCAGCTCCAACAACCACCGCACACCTGGAGACTACTGCAGGAAGAGAGACACTCACAACAGCCTCTGTTGTCGCCATGCCAAACACAACCACAACTCAAGGGGATGTCCCCACAGCAACAGAAACCATCCCTTCAGTGCTTGTCACCCTCACCACACCGAGCGTGACTACCACGGCTGTTCAGACCACCACACCAACGTCTGTCACCACGTCCCCGACGGAAACAGCATCCACAGTGGGCTCCAGCACAGAAGCCACCCTGGCGTCCGACAGTCCCGCTGATGTGTCGAGTACTGCAACAAGCGAGAGCACAGCCCCAGCTCCTCGCACCACGGCAGCAGAACGGGGAACTTCAGCGAGCACCGTGGCAGAGACACTCGTCACCAGCACAACAGCAAATACCACAACCGCCGTCAGCACCGCTGCAGCAACAGAGGTTCCGCGAACAGTCCGTGCTACCACCGTCCCAGCTGGAAACACGACGGCTACGTTCCCAGCTGCACCGAGCACTCCAGCAACTCAGAACTTCAGTGCAGCTCCAA CAGCTGTATCTAGGTCGATGGCAGCAGGGACAAACACAACCGCACAAGATACCCGCTCACCGGCTCTAACTACACCTATAGTACAATCCATACCAAATACAACCCCAGCTTTACTGGACACCAGCTCGGCAGCAGAGACCACCAGAGCCACCCCAGATATCACCCCACCCCTAGGAACCACAAAGACAGTGACCTCGACCACAGCAAGCCAGGATGTCCCCACGCCAGCTGACACGACACCCATGGCAACTCTGACCAGCGCAGGAGAAACCACCGCAGCAGCTCCAACAACCACCGCACACCTGGAGACTACTGCAGGAAGAGAGACTTTCACAACAGCCTCTGTTGTCGCCATGCCAAACACAACCACAACTCAAGGGGATGTCCCCACAGCGACAGAACCCATCCCTTCAGTGCTTGTCACCCTCACCACACCGAGCGTGACTACCACGGCTGTTCAGACCACCGCACCAACGTCTGTCACCACGTCCCCGACGGAAACAGCATCCACAGTGGGCTCCAGCACAGAAGCCACCCTGGCGTCCGACAGTCCCGCTGATGTGTCGAGTACTGCAACAAGCGAGAGCACAGCCCCAGCTCCTCGCACCACGGCAGCAGAACGGGGAACTTCAGCGAGCACCATGGCAGAGACACTCGTCACCAGCACAACAGCTAATACCACAACCGCCGTCAGCACCACTGCAGCAACAGAGGTTCCACGAACAGTCCGTGCTACCACCCTCCCAGCTGGAAACACGACGGCTACGTTCCCAGCTGCAGCGAGCACTCCAGCAACTCAGAACTTCAGTGCAGCTCCAA CAGCTGTATCTGGGTCTATGGCAGCAGGGACAAACACAACCGCACCGGATACCCCCTCAGCGGCTCTGACTACACCTATAGTGCAATCCACACCAAATGCAACCTCAGCTTTACTGGACACCAGCTCGGCAGCAGAGACCACCAGAGCCACTCCTGACATCACCCCACCCCTAGGAACCACAAAGACAGTGACCTCGACCACAGCAAGCCAGGATGTCCCCACGCCAGCTGACACGACACCCATGGCAACTCTGACCAGCGCAGGAGAAACCACCGCAGCAGCTCCAACAACCGTCGCACACCTGGAGACTACTGCAGGAAGAGAGACACTCACAACAGCCTCTGTTGTCGCCATGCCAAACAGAACCACAACTCAAGGGGATGTCCCCACAGCGACAGAACCCAGCCCTTCAGTGCTTGTCACCCTCACCACACCGAGCGTGACTACCACGGCTGTTCAGACCACCGCACCAACGTCTGTCACCACGTCCCCGACGGAAACAGCATCCACAGTGGGCTCCAGCACAGAAGCCACCCCGGCGTCCGACAGCCCCGCTGATGTGTCGAGTACTGCAACAAGCGAGAGCACAGCGCCAGCTCCTCGCAGCACGGCAGCAGAAAGGGGAACTTCAGCGAGCACCGTGGCAGAGACACTCGTCACCAGCACAACAGCTAATACCACAACCGCCTTCAGCACCGCTGCAGCAACAGAGGTTCCGCGAACAGTCCGTGCTACCACCGTCCCAGCTGGAAACACGACGGCTACGTTCCCAGCTGCACCGAGCACTCCAGCAACTCAGAACTTCAGTGCAGCTCCAA CCACGGGATCTGCTGCTAACCctaactccactgccctgccctgggtcCCAGATGTCCCGATGGAAAAGCAGACGACAGCGCTACCCACCTGCCATCCTCCAGCTGCCAACCCAA
- the LOC120371245 gene encoding mucin-5AC-like isoform X2 has protein sequence MGWQGSWGLGLLLGFLLHSRWLLQANSAASPATEVIGNPATTTPPPTTAVGTRPSTAQSPAMPGTTSAAHSPAEPAGITGTATAAETAVFLTLLVTNSPAETQQTVVADSPTDVSSTATSESTAPAPRTTAAERGTSASTVAETLVTSTTANTTTAVSTAAATEVPRTVRATTVPAGNTTATFPAAPSTPATQNFSAAPTAVSGSMAAGTNTTAQDTPSAALTTPRVQSTPNATPALLDTSSAAETTRATPDITPPLGTTKTVTSTTASQDVPTPADTTPMATLTSAGETTAAAPTTTAHLETTAGRETLTTASVVAMPNTTTTQGDVPTATETIPSVLVTLTTPSVTTTAVQTTTPTSVTTSPTETASTVGSSTEATLASDSPADVSSTATSESTAPAPRTTAAERGTSASTVAETLVTSTTANTTTAVSTAAATEVPRTVRATTVPAGNTTATFPAAPSTPATQNFSAAPTVSRSMAAGTNTTAQDTRSPALTTPIVQSIPNTTPALLDTSSAAETTRATPDITPPLGTTKTVTSTTASQDVPTPADTTPMATLTSAGETTAAAPTTTAHLETTAGRETFTTASVVAMPNTTTTQGDVPTATEPIPSVLVTLTTPSVTTTAVQTTAPTSVTTSPTETASTVGSSTEATLASDSPADVSSTATSESTAPAPRTTAAERGTSASTMAETLVTSTTANTTTAVSTTAATEVPRTVRATTLPAGNTTATFPAAASTPATQNFSAAPTAVSGSMAAGTNTTAPDTPSAALTTPIVQSTPNATSALLDTSSAAETTRATPDITPPLGTTKTVTSTTASQDVPTPADTTPMATLTSAGETTAAAPTTVAHLETTAGRETLTTASVVAMPNRTTTQGDVPTATEPSPSVLVTLTTPSVTTTAVQTTAPTSVTTSPTETASTVGSSTEATPASDSPADVSSTATSESTAPAPRSTAAERGTSASTVAETLVTSTTANTTTAFSTAAATEVPRTVRATTVPAGNTTATFPAAPSTPATQNFSAAPTTGSAANPNSTALPWVPDVPMEKQTTALPTCHPPAANPTDARLFLSLGLTTHLNLSEPQVRAMVLSKLEQELKMKFPCTGFTVLWKGEGGK, from the exons ATGGGCTGGCAAGGTTCATGGGGGCTGGGTTTGCTCCTGGGCTTTCTGCTGCACTCGAGGTGGCTCCTGCAAGCGAACTCTGCTG CTTCTCCAGCGACGGAGGTGATAGGAAaccctgccaccaccaccccacccccgacaACTGCTGTGGGTACCAGGCCCTCCACTGCCCAAAGTCCAGCGATGCCAGGCACCACCTCTGCAGCGCACTCCCCCGCCGAGCCAGCTGGAATCACAGGTACAGCCACTGCTGCAGAGACAGCCGTGTTTCTAACTCTGCTTGTGACCAACAGCCCAGCTGAGACACAGCAAACAGTGGTGGCCGACAGTCCCACTGATGTGTCGAGTACTGCAACAAGCGAGAGCACAGCCCCAGCTCCTCGCACCACGGCAGCAGAACGGGGAACTTCAGCGAGCACCGTGGCAGAGACACTCGTCACCAGCACAACAGCTAATACCACAACCGCCGTCAGCACCGCTGCAGCAACAGAGGTTCCGCGAACAGTCCGTGCTACCACCGTCCCAGCTGGAAACACGACGGCTACGTTCCCAGCTGCACCGAGCACTCCAGCAACTCAGAACTTCAGTGCAGCTCCAA CAGCTGTATCTGGGTCGATGGCAGCAGGGACAAACACAACCGCACAAGATACCCCCTCAGCGGCTCTAACTACACCTAGAGTACAATCCACACCAAATGCAACCCCAGCTTTACTGGACACCAGCTCGGCAGCAGAGACCACCAGAGCCACTCCTGACATCACCCCACCCCTAGGAACCACAAAGACAGTGACCTCGACCACAGCAAGCCAGGATGTCCCCACGCCAGCTGACACGACACCCATGGCAACTCTGACCAGCGCAGGAGAAACCACCGCAGCAGCTCCAACAACCACCGCACACCTGGAGACTACTGCAGGAAGAGAGACACTCACAACAGCCTCTGTTGTCGCCATGCCAAACACAACCACAACTCAAGGGGATGTCCCCACAGCAACAGAAACCATCCCTTCAGTGCTTGTCACCCTCACCACACCGAGCGTGACTACCACGGCTGTTCAGACCACCACACCAACGTCTGTCACCACGTCCCCGACGGAAACAGCATCCACAGTGGGCTCCAGCACAGAAGCCACCCTGGCGTCCGACAGTCCCGCTGATGTGTCGAGTACTGCAACAAGCGAGAGCACAGCCCCAGCTCCTCGCACCACGGCAGCAGAACGGGGAACTTCAGCGAGCACCGTGGCAGAGACACTCGTCACCAGCACAACAGCAAATACCACAACCGCCGTCAGCACCGCTGCAGCAACAGAGGTTCCGCGAACAGTCCGTGCTACCACCGTCCCAGCTGGAAACACGACGGCTACGTTCCCAGCTGCACCGAGCACTCCAGCAACTCAGAACTTCAGTGCAGCTCCAA CTGTATCTAGGTCGATGGCAGCAGGGACAAACACAACCGCACAAGATACCCGCTCACCGGCTCTAACTACACCTATAGTACAATCCATACCAAATACAACCCCAGCTTTACTGGACACCAGCTCGGCAGCAGAGACCACCAGAGCCACCCCAGATATCACCCCACCCCTAGGAACCACAAAGACAGTGACCTCGACCACAGCAAGCCAGGATGTCCCCACGCCAGCTGACACGACACCCATGGCAACTCTGACCAGCGCAGGAGAAACCACCGCAGCAGCTCCAACAACCACCGCACACCTGGAGACTACTGCAGGAAGAGAGACTTTCACAACAGCCTCTGTTGTCGCCATGCCAAACACAACCACAACTCAAGGGGATGTCCCCACAGCGACAGAACCCATCCCTTCAGTGCTTGTCACCCTCACCACACCGAGCGTGACTACCACGGCTGTTCAGACCACCGCACCAACGTCTGTCACCACGTCCCCGACGGAAACAGCATCCACAGTGGGCTCCAGCACAGAAGCCACCCTGGCGTCCGACAGTCCCGCTGATGTGTCGAGTACTGCAACAAGCGAGAGCACAGCCCCAGCTCCTCGCACCACGGCAGCAGAACGGGGAACTTCAGCGAGCACCATGGCAGAGACACTCGTCACCAGCACAACAGCTAATACCACAACCGCCGTCAGCACCACTGCAGCAACAGAGGTTCCACGAACAGTCCGTGCTACCACCCTCCCAGCTGGAAACACGACGGCTACGTTCCCAGCTGCAGCGAGCACTCCAGCAACTCAGAACTTCAGTGCAGCTCCAA CAGCTGTATCTGGGTCTATGGCAGCAGGGACAAACACAACCGCACCGGATACCCCCTCAGCGGCTCTGACTACACCTATAGTGCAATCCACACCAAATGCAACCTCAGCTTTACTGGACACCAGCTCGGCAGCAGAGACCACCAGAGCCACTCCTGACATCACCCCACCCCTAGGAACCACAAAGACAGTGACCTCGACCACAGCAAGCCAGGATGTCCCCACGCCAGCTGACACGACACCCATGGCAACTCTGACCAGCGCAGGAGAAACCACCGCAGCAGCTCCAACAACCGTCGCACACCTGGAGACTACTGCAGGAAGAGAGACACTCACAACAGCCTCTGTTGTCGCCATGCCAAACAGAACCACAACTCAAGGGGATGTCCCCACAGCGACAGAACCCAGCCCTTCAGTGCTTGTCACCCTCACCACACCGAGCGTGACTACCACGGCTGTTCAGACCACCGCACCAACGTCTGTCACCACGTCCCCGACGGAAACAGCATCCACAGTGGGCTCCAGCACAGAAGCCACCCCGGCGTCCGACAGCCCCGCTGATGTGTCGAGTACTGCAACAAGCGAGAGCACAGCGCCAGCTCCTCGCAGCACGGCAGCAGAAAGGGGAACTTCAGCGAGCACCGTGGCAGAGACACTCGTCACCAGCACAACAGCTAATACCACAACCGCCTTCAGCACCGCTGCAGCAACAGAGGTTCCGCGAACAGTCCGTGCTACCACCGTCCCAGCTGGAAACACGACGGCTACGTTCCCAGCTGCACCGAGCACTCCAGCAACTCAGAACTTCAGTGCAGCTCCAA CCACGGGATCTGCTGCTAACCctaactccactgccctgccctgggtcCCAGATGTCCCGATGGAAAAGCAGACGACAGCGCTACCCACCTGCCATCCTCCAGCTGCCAACCCAA
- the LOC120371245 gene encoding mucin-5AC-like isoform X4 has product MGWQGSWGLGLLLGFLLHSRWLLQANSAASPATEVIGNPATTTPPPTTAVGTRPSTAQSPAMPGTTSAAHSPAEPAGITGTATAAETAVFLTLLVTNSPAETQQTVVADSPTDVSSTATSESTAPAPRTTAAERGTSASTVAETLVTSTTANTTTAVSTAAATEVPRTVRATTVPAGNTTATFPAAPSTPATQNFSAAPTAVSGSMAAGTNTTAQDTPSAALTTPRVQSTPNATPALLDTSSAAETTRATPDITPPLGTTKTVTSTTASQDVPTPADTTPMATLTSAGETTAAAPTTTAHLETTAGRETLTTASVVAMPNTTTTQGDVPTATETIPSVLVTLTTPSVTTTAVQTTTPTSVTTSPTETASTVGSSTEATLASDSPADVSSTATSESTAPAPRTTAAERGTSASTVAETLVTSTTANTTTAVSTAAATEVPRTVRATTVPAGNTTATFPAAPSTPATQNFSAAPTAVSRSMAAGTNTTAQDTRSPALTTPIVQSIPNTTPALLDTSSAAETTRATPDITPPLGTTKTVTSTTASQDVPTPADTTPMATLTSAGETTAAAPTTTAHLETTAGRETFTTASVVAMPNTTTTQGDVPTATEPIPSVLVTLTTPSVTTTAVQTTAPTSVTTSPTETASTVGSSTEATLASDSPADVSSTATSESTAPAPRTTAAERGTSASTMAETLVTSTTANTTTAVSTTAATEVPRTVRATTLPAGNTTATFPAAASTPATQNFSAAPTVSGSMAAGTNTTAPDTPSAALTTPIVQSTPNATSALLDTSSAAETTRATPDITPPLGTTKTVTSTTASQDVPTPADTTPMATLTSAGETTAAAPTTVAHLETTAGRETLTTASVVAMPNRTTTQGDVPTATEPSPSVLVTLTTPSVTTTAVQTTAPTSVTTSPTETASTVGSSTEATPASDSPADVSSTATSESTAPAPRSTAAERGTSASTVAETLVTSTTANTTTAFSTAAATEVPRTVRATTVPAGNTTATFPAAPSTPATQNFSAAPTTGSAANPNSTALPWVPDVPMEKQTTALPTCHPPAANPTDARLFLSLGLTTHLNLSEPQVRAMVLSKLEQELKMKFPCTGFTVLWKGEGGK; this is encoded by the exons ATGGGCTGGCAAGGTTCATGGGGGCTGGGTTTGCTCCTGGGCTTTCTGCTGCACTCGAGGTGGCTCCTGCAAGCGAACTCTGCTG CTTCTCCAGCGACGGAGGTGATAGGAAaccctgccaccaccaccccacccccgacaACTGCTGTGGGTACCAGGCCCTCCACTGCCCAAAGTCCAGCGATGCCAGGCACCACCTCTGCAGCGCACTCCCCCGCCGAGCCAGCTGGAATCACAGGTACAGCCACTGCTGCAGAGACAGCCGTGTTTCTAACTCTGCTTGTGACCAACAGCCCAGCTGAGACACAGCAAACAGTGGTGGCCGACAGTCCCACTGATGTGTCGAGTACTGCAACAAGCGAGAGCACAGCCCCAGCTCCTCGCACCACGGCAGCAGAACGGGGAACTTCAGCGAGCACCGTGGCAGAGACACTCGTCACCAGCACAACAGCTAATACCACAACCGCCGTCAGCACCGCTGCAGCAACAGAGGTTCCGCGAACAGTCCGTGCTACCACCGTCCCAGCTGGAAACACGACGGCTACGTTCCCAGCTGCACCGAGCACTCCAGCAACTCAGAACTTCAGTGCAGCTCCAA CAGCTGTATCTGGGTCGATGGCAGCAGGGACAAACACAACCGCACAAGATACCCCCTCAGCGGCTCTAACTACACCTAGAGTACAATCCACACCAAATGCAACCCCAGCTTTACTGGACACCAGCTCGGCAGCAGAGACCACCAGAGCCACTCCTGACATCACCCCACCCCTAGGAACCACAAAGACAGTGACCTCGACCACAGCAAGCCAGGATGTCCCCACGCCAGCTGACACGACACCCATGGCAACTCTGACCAGCGCAGGAGAAACCACCGCAGCAGCTCCAACAACCACCGCACACCTGGAGACTACTGCAGGAAGAGAGACACTCACAACAGCCTCTGTTGTCGCCATGCCAAACACAACCACAACTCAAGGGGATGTCCCCACAGCAACAGAAACCATCCCTTCAGTGCTTGTCACCCTCACCACACCGAGCGTGACTACCACGGCTGTTCAGACCACCACACCAACGTCTGTCACCACGTCCCCGACGGAAACAGCATCCACAGTGGGCTCCAGCACAGAAGCCACCCTGGCGTCCGACAGTCCCGCTGATGTGTCGAGTACTGCAACAAGCGAGAGCACAGCCCCAGCTCCTCGCACCACGGCAGCAGAACGGGGAACTTCAGCGAGCACCGTGGCAGAGACACTCGTCACCAGCACAACAGCAAATACCACAACCGCCGTCAGCACCGCTGCAGCAACAGAGGTTCCGCGAACAGTCCGTGCTACCACCGTCCCAGCTGGAAACACGACGGCTACGTTCCCAGCTGCACCGAGCACTCCAGCAACTCAGAACTTCAGTGCAGCTCCAA CAGCTGTATCTAGGTCGATGGCAGCAGGGACAAACACAACCGCACAAGATACCCGCTCACCGGCTCTAACTACACCTATAGTACAATCCATACCAAATACAACCCCAGCTTTACTGGACACCAGCTCGGCAGCAGAGACCACCAGAGCCACCCCAGATATCACCCCACCCCTAGGAACCACAAAGACAGTGACCTCGACCACAGCAAGCCAGGATGTCCCCACGCCAGCTGACACGACACCCATGGCAACTCTGACCAGCGCAGGAGAAACCACCGCAGCAGCTCCAACAACCACCGCACACCTGGAGACTACTGCAGGAAGAGAGACTTTCACAACAGCCTCTGTTGTCGCCATGCCAAACACAACCACAACTCAAGGGGATGTCCCCACAGCGACAGAACCCATCCCTTCAGTGCTTGTCACCCTCACCACACCGAGCGTGACTACCACGGCTGTTCAGACCACCGCACCAACGTCTGTCACCACGTCCCCGACGGAAACAGCATCCACAGTGGGCTCCAGCACAGAAGCCACCCTGGCGTCCGACAGTCCCGCTGATGTGTCGAGTACTGCAACAAGCGAGAGCACAGCCCCAGCTCCTCGCACCACGGCAGCAGAACGGGGAACTTCAGCGAGCACCATGGCAGAGACACTCGTCACCAGCACAACAGCTAATACCACAACCGCCGTCAGCACCACTGCAGCAACAGAGGTTCCACGAACAGTCCGTGCTACCACCCTCCCAGCTGGAAACACGACGGCTACGTTCCCAGCTGCAGCGAGCACTCCAGCAACTCAGAACTTCAGTGCAGCTCCAA CTGTATCTGGGTCTATGGCAGCAGGGACAAACACAACCGCACCGGATACCCCCTCAGCGGCTCTGACTACACCTATAGTGCAATCCACACCAAATGCAACCTCAGCTTTACTGGACACCAGCTCGGCAGCAGAGACCACCAGAGCCACTCCTGACATCACCCCACCCCTAGGAACCACAAAGACAGTGACCTCGACCACAGCAAGCCAGGATGTCCCCACGCCAGCTGACACGACACCCATGGCAACTCTGACCAGCGCAGGAGAAACCACCGCAGCAGCTCCAACAACCGTCGCACACCTGGAGACTACTGCAGGAAGAGAGACACTCACAACAGCCTCTGTTGTCGCCATGCCAAACAGAACCACAACTCAAGGGGATGTCCCCACAGCGACAGAACCCAGCCCTTCAGTGCTTGTCACCCTCACCACACCGAGCGTGACTACCACGGCTGTTCAGACCACCGCACCAACGTCTGTCACCACGTCCCCGACGGAAACAGCATCCACAGTGGGCTCCAGCACAGAAGCCACCCCGGCGTCCGACAGCCCCGCTGATGTGTCGAGTACTGCAACAAGCGAGAGCACAGCGCCAGCTCCTCGCAGCACGGCAGCAGAAAGGGGAACTTCAGCGAGCACCGTGGCAGAGACACTCGTCACCAGCACAACAGCTAATACCACAACCGCCTTCAGCACCGCTGCAGCAACAGAGGTTCCGCGAACAGTCCGTGCTACCACCGTCCCAGCTGGAAACACGACGGCTACGTTCCCAGCTGCACCGAGCACTCCAGCAACTCAGAACTTCAGTGCAGCTCCAA CCACGGGATCTGCTGCTAACCctaactccactgccctgccctgggtcCCAGATGTCCCGATGGAAAAGCAGACGACAGCGCTACCCACCTGCCATCCTCCAGCTGCCAACCCAA